The Plasmodium vivax chromosome 12, whole genome shotgun sequence genomic interval gtgtgttttttttttaaataattcagTCATTACAGCCTTCATTCCAGAAAACGCCAAGCGTGTTTACATCAACTTGAAGGACACATcgaaattttgttcatttttatatactctCTGTTAACCCtgtttttatgcattttttttttcactgtactgcatacgtacgtattGTGCGTATCGATATGTACatcctcctccctttttgcatgGTTAGctatttgccttttttttttttttttttttttcgcatgaACTGgtcataaaaaatggggtaaaATAATTCACGCGCTGTATTAGTGAAAGGGGCACCTCTCAGCGACGTCGTTCACACATAGGTATATGTGactatatatacatatttgcCCGTTTGTAGGGTGAGCTCTTTTTGAAAGCGATTGGAAGTGACGTTTCTTCCCCCGCCGAACGCGCTCAGTGCCCCTACGTAAGGTTATAAATGCCCACAAATAAGCAAACGGCCAACTGCTGAACAGCCCCAAGCTAATCTGCCCAGTCAGTACGCGCCGCTATCATCACGGTTAAAATAAAGGTTATGTAACCTTGGGTAGGCCTCTGCCTACATAAGTGTACATATAGGAACACCTGTTTGTGTATGCTTACTCACGTGGGATGCCCCAACCAAATGACCATACATTTTGCCAACCCCTTTTTGAGAAGaatgaagagggaaaaaaagaaaaaaaaaaaaaacggacatAGTAAAAGTAGCAGTGTACCCCCACAGCCCAGTTGCCACATTTTTGAgcaaactttttaaaatgaaaaatgaaagcaagcacatggaaaaaacaaatttcaaaaatggcataatatatgtaatatatgaCGAGATTTATGATACACataggaaggaaaaaaggcgGAGAAATTATTACTGCAAAATTGTGAGGTTCCCCAACCCTCCAGTGCTAACAATCAGGGCGTTAAGTGAGGTGTACAATTTGAAGGACAGAGTGGAGTACCTCCCTCGTAGTTGCCATTTCGGCGTAGTAAACACGCACAGTTATTtcaatggggaaaaaaggagcgtcTACGAGACGCTGCTCCTTATGCATGCCCTGaatggcaaaaggggggtggcAAAGAGCGCGAGTGGTGAAGCGGGCGTGAAATTTAACGGTGAAGGAACAAATGACGAGGAAGCGAACCCTAGCGGCGAAGGATCAAATGACCAGCGCAACAACGACGCCACAGCGTTGACCAATGTAGGAAGCACCAGGAAACATGAACACCTCCACTTATTTCACATTTTGAACGAAGCACACCAAgtgtatgaatattttttttacttgtaTGGCAAATGCTACCAAAATTACACGCGCCCATTTTTCCTACACATAAATCTAAACTACAATTTGATCAGAGGatttataaaattgcaaTGCATGAATGACCGCATGTCAAGcaagtacaaaaatgtgtcCCTCGACAGTATGATGAATAGGCTGATAAAATTGCTGCATTTGTTTTCACAGCTTGGGAAGGATTACGAGCGAGTTGAGTGCATCGTCTTGTACGTATATTTCTACACCTTTTTATGTGTGCCCTTTTGTTTCTACCCATGGGGTTGCCCCGATTTCGATCGCTTAAGTAGGAAAATACGCAGCGACGGGAATGTTAATATGCTCATTAACCATGTGCACGCCAATAAAAAGAGCttattttctctcctcctAAATATTACGGAAGAAACAGATGGTTATTTCGAAACGTACGATTTTAACTTGGCCATATTGATGAGCGAAGTTGCGGGGGAAAGCGACAAATTGCAGCCACGCTACGATGTTAGAAATGGTCTCCGTCACCTCGACCGTAATGCCGCTCTCTtcgaaaagaaggaaggacACATCAACTTGAGTGAATATCGCCTACTGAAAGGCATCGGCTATAATTCGCTGAGGCAGCTGTACCAGCCGCACTTCTACCACTTGACAGTGTTGAGACGGACGTTTTTGTTTCACAGCAAAGTGGAAGTCATTTGGGTTTTTCTGCGCCTCCTGGCCGAACGGGTGGTCGACATGGACCGGCACTACAGGAGGTGCGCAGTAAAGGTGGGCCAACAGGGGGAGCAACATCAGCAGCATCAGCAGGAGCAGCATCGTTCTGTCTAAACTTCCCACCCCCCGCACACACACAATTTGGACCAATGCGAGCGCTTCTTTTTACGCCGCACCGGTCGAGCGCGCACCAAAGAGGTCGCTTTTGTTGCACCAATTTTATGTGCCCCCTCGAATGCTTCCTTCTATGTGTGCGTAGTTCCCCCCACCGATCACTTTGCACCACTTCTTTTCCCGATCGTACCCCTAAAAGGAGACCAGAATGGCCCGGACGTACTCGCGCCTCTCCCTGTCGCCCAGTGAGTCGAAATACTTCGTGTTGAGGGGGCGCACATTATAGCCAAACAGTTGCAAATGGCCGATGACGATTTTGGAATCGCCCAACTGTCTGCCTATTTCATTTCTCGTGGTATCCTGCGTGAGCATGATAACCTGCCTTTTGTCTCCCCCTATTAAAATGTCCAGCACATAGGGGCCATAAATGTCAACTGAAACGTCGTGGCCAATGTGGAACTCATCGAGGATTTGCGAAACGGACGACAAAATTTTCGAGAAGGAAAACATATtctcctttctttttaaaaaaaaaattttcaaacatTCCAAGACGCAAAACTTCGGTAAATCATATTCCATCCATTTGAACTGAATCATATGAGATAACCACAGCAGGCaaatttgatttttccttttttcccagtAAGTGctttttccaattttccTCCAAACGAATGAGAAGAAGTACGTATTGGTATGATACACATTTGATAGAACTAACGCGTAGGAAATATTAATTGCTGTTTCTTCGTCGATCTCTTCAATGTAATCTTCCAGATAGTTCACAGCTGCTGTGATGCACTGATCGATTGCCTTGTGGGGGAAGTGGAAAAAGGCCAAAGATTCCATTAAAATGGACACCTCTTTTAGGGATAAGGAGCACTGCCTTCTGTTAATATAAAGCTGGTGAAAATATGGCTCGAACTTTTCTGCCCCTAAAATGATACACCTTTGGAACAATAAATTCATCCTTTTGAATGAattcaaaatgaggaaaatatCTCCGTAGgaaaatttatcaaaatttttctcCATCAGCTTGgaaaggtggaaaaaaaatcgatcATGTTCTAGTGCAAAAATTCTATGCTTGGAAAACGCATCAGCTATCATGCTGAAGTTCGTGGGCGTCAAATACTGCGTGTAGTAATAAACAACTTTCTCGCTCATTTTAAAGAAGGAAGGATTGTACACATAAACGTGTTTGTAAATTTCTACGCTTTGGAGGAACAGGTCTAGATTTAGGAAAATGGGGCAGCAGTAGAAGGGCCTCTCTTTTGGTGGGGAAGTTCCCCAGCGAGGGGTTTCACTGGGCGGTATGCATTTCAAGTCATTAGCTAAGCTCGTTCCTACTACGCTACTCTGTGTGTAGCTTTCCTTGTTCTGCTGGACGGGGCTACCTTCCCGATGGGGTACCTTTCCCGTTAACCCCACTCCCTCTTCGGAGGccctccccaggggggcggttaaaaaattctttttcgaaaaatatttttcactcAAGTTGAGAGATGAAAATATTTCGTCACTCGACAAGGGATAGTTCACATCATATTTATAGCCCATGTAGGCGTAACTCCCTACCTGCTCATGCACAATTTCGCTTCTTAATTGGATGAAATTATTCAACAAGACGCTGTTTATCAGCCTGTTATATATGTCTAGGTTGTAGTACCCAGCCCAGATGTACGTGTTAAAGCATTGCAGTAGTAACTGAATAACCGAGTGGatctgcacaattttttgatGGCCATTTTCAAACTGTTCCTTAATGTACGCGTCGAAATTTTTTAGCGGATTCATAAACGAattgaagaggaggaagtgcTTGTAATTTAGCTCCTTCAGGGATATCAAAATGTGGCAGATGGACACTACATCAAAGTGCTTtctatttttgtatatatcaTCTATGAGCAAGCTAAATCGCTCATCTCGCACGATGATTTCTTCcacttttctgtttttctcaaaaaaattttcactcTCCAGTAACTCCTTGTTTTTTAGCACGTCGAAAATGTGTCGGTACCTTTCTATTAAAttcttttcaattttgtcaaagggggaaagatCTCTGCCTTTGCACAGTTCGGAGGTGCTCCCACCGGGTAGGTGTTCGTCTGGATTACTTGGACGGCTAGCTTCTCGCTTGCCAGGTGCATCTCCTATGTGGTTGCCTCCCGTCACATGCCCAATTACCTCTTCTAAGTGGTTGCCTCCCGTCACATGCCCAATTACCTCTTCTAAGTGGTTGCCTCCCGTCACATGCCCAATTACCTCTTCTAAGTGGTTGCCTCCCGTCACATGCCCActtacttcccc includes:
- a CDS encoding hypothetical protein, conserved (encoded by transcript PVX_117650A) yields the protein MKNESKHMEKTNFKNGIIYVIYDEIYDTHRKEKRRRNYYCKIVRFPNPPVLTIRALSEVYNLKDRVEYLPRSCHFGVVNTHSYFNGEKRSVYETLLLMHALNGKRGVAKSASGEAGVKFNGEGTNDEEANPSGEGSNDQRNNDATALTNVGSTRKHEHLHLFHILNEAHQVYEYFFYLYGKCYQNYTRPFFLHINLNYNLIRGFIKLQCMNDRMSSKYKNVSLDSMMNRLIKLLHLFSQLGKDYERVECIVLYVYFYTFLCVPFCFYPWGCPDFDRLSRKIRSDGNVNMLINHVHANKKSLFSLLLNITEETDGYFETYDFNLAILMSEVAGESDKLQPRYDVRNGLRHLDRNAALFEKKEGHINLSEYRLLKGIGYNSLRQLYQPHFYHLTVLRRTFLFHSKVEVIWVFLRLLAERVVDMDRHYRRCAVKVGQQGEQHQQHQQEQHRSV
- a CDS encoding hypothetical protein, conserved (encoded by transcript PVX_117655A) gives rise to the protein MIATAQCSQSAEAPTRFEVSNEGPAETNSIEKILDETNSMIYVNEICMQMDKSILKCQTYEDILSILITHRGALFLQNLITAIRMLAGFVIEERKKRKSEGEGESDVSIPFRRYANKFVRVEEGGEVSGHVTGGNHLEEVIGHVTGGNHLEEVIGHVTGGNHLEEVIGHVTGGNHIGDAPGKREASRPSNPDEHLPGGSTSELCKGRDLSPFDKIEKNLIERYRHIFDVLKNKELLESENFFEKNRKVEEIIVRDERFSLLIDDIYKNRKHFDVVSICHILISLKELNYKHFLLFNSFMNPLKNFDAYIKEQFENGHQKIVQIHSVIQLLLQCFNTYIWAGYYNLDIYNRLINSVLLNNFIQLRSEIVHEQVGSYAYMGYKYDVNYPLSSDEIFSSLNLSEKYFSKKNFLTAPLGRASEEGVGLTGKVPHREGSPVQQNKESYTQSSVVGTSLANDLKCIPPSETPRWGTSPPKERPFYCCPIFLNLDLFLQSVEIYKHVYVYNPSFFKMSEKVVYYYTQYLTPTNFSMIADAFSKHRIFALEHDRFFFHLSKLMEKNFDKFSYGDIFLILNSFKRMNLLFQRCIILGAEKFEPYFHQLYINRRQCSLSLKEVSILMESLAFFHFPHKAIDQCITAAVNYLEDYIEEIDEETAINISYALVLSNVYHTNTYFFSFVWRKIGKSTYWEKRKNQICLLWLSHMIQFKWMEYDLPKFCVLECLKIFFLKRKENMFSFSKILSSVSQILDEFHIGHDVSVDIYGPYVLDILIGGDKRQVIMLTQDTTRNEIGRQLGDSKIVIGHLQLFGYNVRPLNTKYFDSLGDRERREYVRAILVSF